From Scytonema millei VB511283:
AGAAGAAGTTATTGAAACAATGGCAGACCTTAGAGCAATAGGCTGCGATCGTTTGACAGTTGGGCAGTACATGCGCCCCTCCTTAGAACACCTACCCGTCCAAAAATACTGGACTCCCGAAGAATTCGAGCAACTAGGCGCGATCGCTCGCGATTTAGGGTTTAGCCACGTCCGTTCCGCGCCCTTGGTGCGTAGCTCCTATCATGCCGGACAGTGAACAGTTATCAGTTATCAGTTGTCAGTTATCAGTTGTCAGTTGTCAGTCAAAAGTACTTAGTGGCTAATGGCTAGTGGGTTAATGCTTTTGTCTAGTCACGAGTCACTAGCCACGAGTCACTCTTTTCACAAAAATATTTTTAACGGAAGTAGGCAAGGGGTACCGCTGTTTGGTATTTCTGTAGATGCCCTTATTTTGAGGAGAAAAGCTTATGGCTGCTCAAGCAACTAAACCAACTGTCGGTCAAGATGTTGCTAAATCTAATGCTAACGCTCCGTTTCCCTTTCGGACGATAGTTAGCTTGATCCTGCTAGCAGGTAACATTCTGGTAGCTGCTATTTACTTCCACATTATCAATCCATAGTTGTCTGGCGGCTAGTAAGTTGGTGGCTAGTGACTAGCGATCGCCAGTCGCTGGTCACTGACTTCCTAGCCGAATCAAATCGTACCTTTGAATAATCCTTTCGGGCGTACTAACAACACCAGAATCATAATGAACAGACCTACACCTTGTTTGTATTGAGAACCGAGGAAAGGTGTACTGAGTTCTTGGGTAACGCCAATGACTAAAGCAGCAGCGATCGCGCCGTAGGGGTTGCCGATTCCACCTAAAATTGTGGCAGCAAACATCGGCAAAATTAAAAACCAGCCCATATTCGGTCTGACGGCTGTAATTAAGCCGTACATGCTTCCACCCAAAGCCGTGAGGCTTCCAGCGATCGCCCACGTCCAAAGTACGACGCGATCGACATCAATCCCAGATACGCGCGCTAAGTCGAGGTTGTCAGCAACAGCACGCATCGCCTTGCCAATCTTCGTATTTTGTAACAAGTAGTGCAGCGCCAAAATAACGATAACTGCTAAAAGCATTACTACGATTTGATTCTGGGGAATTCTGATTCCTAAAATTTCTCTCGCTGGACTGGTAGGAATATCGTAACTTTTGTTACTACCACCCCAGATAAAAATAATTCCATTACGGAGAAACAAAGCGAGTCCAATCGAAATAATAATGAGCGTGGTGGAAGTGGCACGCCGCGATCGCATATTTGACCAGATCAGCTTTTCGGATATCAGCATTGCTGCTACAGTGCCAATTGCTCCGAGTAACATGGAGAGCCAAATATTAATGCCGCTCGTATTGGCTAGCAAAGTTAAATAAGCGCCCAAAGTCATAAAATCGCCGTGGGCAAAGTTAGCTAACCGTAGAATGCCATAAGTCAGCGTCAGCCCAACCGCAGCTAAAGCAATAATGCTACCTACAGCTACCCCATTAACAAATAATTGAGCCAGTTGTGCGTCCATACAGGTATCACTTATCAGTTATCAGTTATCAGTGTAGAGATGTTATGCGTAAAATCTGTACAAAAGCAACGAAGTGGCTAGTAGCTAGTAGGGTGTGGGGTGTGGGGTGTGGGGTTGACTTGTGACTTGCGAGTTGCGTCTTGCGTCTTGTAAAGTGCATTCATTTCATGTTTTTAAATTCAACTTTTGTGAATGCTCGGATCTAAATCTTTCAATACTCTCCATGCACACCTAGTATTTCTGGTTGCCCTTGCTGTTTTACCCCTGTACCTGTTCTTTTTCATTCACAATACCGATCGCGTTCCTCAGTTTGAGTGTACGGTACTGATGCTAGCCGCAACGGGTGCAATGGCGCTCGTCTGGGTGGGAATTGAAGTTTTGCTGGGGCGTTGGTTGCGCCTCCTGAATCAAGCAAGCCGTCAATTGGCTGAGCAAGGTAATTTTCGAGTTTGCATTTCAAAATTACGTTATGCTCCATTAGAAATCAAACAATTAGCACAATCTTTTAACGAACTAGCAGATTCTCTAGAACGACAATTTACCCAATTACGCCATGTAGAAGCAGAGTTGCGCAGGGCAAACGATCGCTTCCAAATGGGAGCGGCAGCAATTAATGCCACGATTTATGAGTGGGATTTGCAAACTCAAGCAGTCGAAAGAACTCCAGGATTGCTCAAGGTCTTAGGTTACAAACCGGAGGAAGCTCCAACTGATGCCGCATGGTGGCACGAGCGCATTCATCCCGATGATTTTCCGCCAGCCTATGCTGTTTTGTCCTCGGCGTTGGCTGGCAATAGTAATGATTTTGAGGTAGAATATCGCCTGCGCGATCGCTACGGTCAGTATATTCATGTTTGGGAACGGGGTTTGATCGTCAGGGACGAGCGAGGGCATCCGGTGCGCATTTTTGGTGGTAGCCTGGATCTCACCGAACGCCAACGGGTAGAAGAACAACTGCGACAGAGCGAAGCACAGTTTCGTCAAATTGCGGAAAATTTACGCGAAGTTTTATGGATGTCTACCCCTGGACTCACGCAGATTCTTTATGTCAATCCTGCTTACGAACAAATGTGGGGGCGGACTTGTGAAAGTTTGTACGCTCAGCCATCGTCTTTCCTGGCGGGAATCCATCCTGAAGATAGTGCCGAGTTAATTGCCGTTTTAGAGCAAAAACCCCTGGGGACGAAGCTGTTAGAGGAGTTTAATCATGAATTTCGGCTCGTCCGCCCTGATGGTTCGGTGCGTTGGGTACTCTCTCGCGCCTTTCCAATTCACGATCGCGCCGGGGAAGTTTATCGAATTGTGGGACTAGTAGAAGATATTACTCAGCGCAAGCAAGCCGAAGTCAAAATCAAGCAGTGGAATGAAACTCTCGAAAAACGAGTGCGCGATCGCACGGCTCAATTGGAATTAGCAAATGCGGAATTGGATGCTTTTGCATATTCCGTGTCTCATGACTTACGCGCGCCACTCCGCCACATTCACGGATTTGCCAATGCTTTGGCGCAGCGCTTGGAGTCTACTGAGGCGATCGCCGATCCCAAAATTGCTAGTTACATCCAAACTATTCAAGATAGCAGCATCAGGATGACACAGTTGATTGATGGTTTATTGGCTTTGTCTAGAGCCGGACGGCAACCTTTAACGCAGATTTCTGTAAGCGTGCGAGAATTAGTTGAGGCGGCGATCGCCTTAATTAAAAGTCAAACTCCCACAGACCGTCAGATC
This genomic window contains:
- a CDS encoding HAMP domain-containing histidine kinase, translating into MLGSKSFNTLHAHLVFLVALAVLPLYLFFFIHNTDRVPQFECTVLMLAATGAMALVWVGIEVLLGRWLRLLNQASRQLAEQGNFRVCISKLRYAPLEIKQLAQSFNELADSLERQFTQLRHVEAELRRANDRFQMGAAAINATIYEWDLQTQAVERTPGLLKVLGYKPEEAPTDAAWWHERIHPDDFPPAYAVLSSALAGNSNDFEVEYRLRDRYGQYIHVWERGLIVRDERGHPVRIFGGSLDLTERQRVEEQLRQSEAQFRQIAENLREVLWMSTPGLTQILYVNPAYEQMWGRTCESLYAQPSSFLAGIHPEDSAELIAVLEQKPLGTKLLEEFNHEFRLVRPDGSVRWVLSRAFPIHDRAGEVYRIVGLVEDITQRKQAEVKIKQWNETLEKRVRDRTAQLELANAELDAFAYSVSHDLRAPLRHIHGFANALAQRLESTEAIADPKIASYIQTIQDSSIRMTQLIDGLLALSRAGRQPLTQISVSVRELVEAAIALIKSQTPTDRQIEFIVGDLPTIDGDPVLLRQVFANLIDNAVKFSSDRQPARIEIGTLPGDNTTIFVRDNGVGFQMEYAEQMFGAFQRLHSQKEFKGTGIGLAIVQRIVHRHGGKIWAESIPQQGATFLIQFRLS
- a CDS encoding photosystem I protein PsaX, which translates into the protein MAAQATKPTVGQDVAKSNANAPFPFRTIVSLILLAGNILVAAIYFHIINP
- a CDS encoding branched-chain amino acid ABC transporter permease, yielding MDAQLAQLFVNGVAVGSIIALAAVGLTLTYGILRLANFAHGDFMTLGAYLTLLANTSGINIWLSMLLGAIGTVAAMLISEKLIWSNMRSRRATSTTLIIISIGLALFLRNGIIFIWGGSNKSYDIPTSPAREILGIRIPQNQIVVMLLAVIVILALHYLLQNTKIGKAMRAVADNLDLARVSGIDVDRVVLWTWAIAGSLTALGGSMYGLITAVRPNMGWFLILPMFAATILGGIGNPYGAIAAALVIGVTQELSTPFLGSQYKQGVGLFIMILVLLVRPKGLFKGTI